The Cellulomonas sp. S1-8 genome has a window encoding:
- a CDS encoding HIT family protein, which produces MPSPDDVAVEAAGAFAGDPDGLDRLWTPHRMVYIGGQDKPADDAPGDGCPFCRIPTLPDEQGLVVHRGQVAYVVMNLYPYNSGHLLVCPYRHVADYTDLTQAEVQEVAELTRTAMRVVRDVMAPDGFNLGMNQGQVAGAGIQAHLHQHVVPRWGGDANFLPIVARTRALPALLGDTRAALAAAWPTTSKG; this is translated from the coding sequence GTGCCCTCACCCGACGACGTCGCGGTCGAGGCCGCCGGAGCCTTCGCGGGCGACCCGGACGGCCTCGACCGGCTCTGGACGCCGCACCGCATGGTGTACATCGGCGGGCAGGACAAGCCCGCCGACGACGCGCCCGGCGACGGCTGCCCGTTCTGCCGCATCCCGACGCTGCCCGACGAGCAGGGCCTGGTCGTGCACCGCGGGCAGGTCGCGTACGTCGTGATGAACCTCTACCCCTACAACTCGGGGCACCTGCTGGTCTGCCCCTACCGCCACGTCGCCGACTACACGGACCTCACGCAGGCCGAGGTGCAGGAGGTCGCGGAGCTGACCCGCACGGCGATGCGCGTCGTCCGCGACGTCATGGCGCCCGACGGCTTCAACCTCGGCATGAACCAGGGGCAGGTCGCGGGGGCCGGCATCCAGGCGCACCTGCACCAGCACGTCGTGCCGCGGTGGGGCGGGGACGCCAACTTCCTGCCGATCGTCGCGCGCACCCGCGCGCTGCCGGCCCTGCTCGGCGACACGCGGGCCGCGCTCGCGGCCGCCTGGCCCACCACCTCGAAGGGATGA
- the pgsA gene encoding phosphatidylinositol phosphate synthase encodes MLSRLRGAMARLWTPLADALLRAGVSPDAVTITGTLVVVGTALWAFPTGHLLAGALVIGVFTLTDSIDGVMARRAGRSGPWGAFLDSTLDRFGDGAVFAGLVLWYTGAGDSRTTAVLALACLVLGSIVPYARARAEGLGMTAAVGIAERADRLFVVLLAAALVGAGLPVAVLTVALALLTVASAVTVAQRVAVVRRQVREATA; translated from the coding sequence GTGCTGAGTCGACTGCGCGGAGCGATGGCGCGGCTGTGGACGCCGCTCGCCGACGCGCTGCTGCGCGCCGGGGTGTCCCCGGACGCCGTGACGATCACCGGGACGCTCGTCGTGGTCGGGACCGCCCTGTGGGCGTTCCCGACCGGCCACCTGCTGGCGGGGGCGCTGGTCATCGGCGTGTTCACGCTCACGGACTCGATCGACGGCGTCATGGCCCGCCGCGCGGGCCGCAGCGGGCCCTGGGGCGCGTTCCTCGACTCGACGCTCGACCGGTTCGGGGACGGCGCGGTCTTCGCCGGCCTCGTGCTCTGGTACACCGGCGCCGGCGACTCGCGGACGACCGCGGTGCTCGCCCTGGCGTGCCTGGTGCTCGGCTCGATCGTGCCGTACGCCCGCGCCCGTGCGGAGGGACTGGGCATGACGGCGGCCGTCGGCATCGCCGAGCGGGCCGACCGGCTGTTCGTCGTCCTGCTCGCCGCCGCCCTCGTCGGCGCGGGGCTGCCCGTCGCCGTCCTGACGGTCGCGCTCGCGCTGCTGACCGTCGCGTCCGCCGTGACCGTCGCGCAGCGTGTCGCCGTGGTCCGGCGCCAGGTGCGGGAGGCGACCGCGTGA
- a CDS encoding phosphatidylinositol mannoside acyltransferase has product MSVDVARAYQLAWRLGRRTPGVVVRALTVVGADVAWWRHGAGVRRLELNLGRVRPELDARALRRLSRAGMRSYMRYYGEAFTLRGLRPEQLAARVRVEGMENVRPHLDEGRQVLLVLGHMGNWDLAGAWSTVHIAPVTTVVERLQPEELFAEFLAFRESLGLRIIPLTGGGDVFRQLVRVARTGPGLLPLLADRDLTAKGLEVDLFGHRARVAAGPAALAVATGAPLVPASVTYERLRRGRRRAAGGPWGVVIRFFPQVEVADEVPRADRVVTLTQGWVDVLAEQIHAHPQDWHMLQRVFVDDLDPALDAARRAGSTPVSPVDAGSPDAVDAGLAP; this is encoded by the coding sequence GTGAGCGTCGACGTCGCCCGCGCCTACCAGCTGGCGTGGCGCCTCGGGCGTCGCACACCCGGCGTCGTGGTGCGCGCGCTGACGGTCGTCGGCGCCGACGTCGCCTGGTGGCGCCACGGGGCCGGGGTGCGTCGGCTCGAGCTGAACCTCGGCCGGGTCCGCCCCGAGCTCGATGCCCGAGCCCTGCGTCGGCTGTCGCGGGCCGGCATGCGCTCGTACATGCGGTACTACGGCGAGGCGTTCACCCTGCGGGGGCTGCGCCCCGAGCAGCTCGCGGCGCGCGTCCGCGTCGAGGGCATGGAGAACGTGCGCCCGCACCTCGACGAAGGGCGGCAGGTCCTCCTGGTGCTCGGCCACATGGGCAACTGGGACCTGGCGGGCGCCTGGTCCACCGTGCACATCGCGCCCGTCACGACGGTCGTCGAGCGGCTCCAGCCCGAGGAGCTCTTCGCGGAGTTCCTCGCGTTCCGGGAGAGCCTGGGCCTGCGCATCATCCCGCTCACGGGCGGTGGCGACGTGTTCCGTCAGCTCGTCCGCGTCGCACGCACGGGACCCGGCCTGCTGCCGTTGCTCGCCGATCGCGACCTGACGGCCAAGGGGCTCGAGGTCGACCTGTTCGGGCACCGGGCGCGCGTCGCTGCAGGTCCCGCGGCGCTCGCGGTGGCCACGGGCGCTCCGCTCGTCCCGGCGTCGGTGACGTACGAGCGGCTGCGCCGTGGGCGTCGGCGCGCAGCCGGCGGGCCCTGGGGCGTCGTCATCCGGTTCTTCCCGCAGGTCGAGGTCGCGGACGAGGTGCCGCGCGCCGACCGGGTGGTCACACTGACGCAGGGGTGGGTCGACGTCCTCGCCGAGCAGATCCATGCCCATCCGCAGGACTGGCACATGCTGCAGCGCGTGTTCGTGGACGACCTGGACCCGGCACTCGACGCCGCGCGCCGCGCCGGGTCGACTCCCGTCTCCCCGGTGGACGCGGGCAGCCCGGACGCCGTCGACGCGGGGCTCGCGCCGTGA
- a CDS encoding glycosyltransferase family 4 protein: protein MTGLRPLRVGLVCPYSFDVPGGVQFHVRDLAESLLERGHEVSVLAPAADDTPVPPYLVAAGRAVPVRYNGAVARMTFGPVTAGRVRRWLAAGRFDVLHLHEPVTPSLGMLALWIADGPIVATFHTSLVRSRSLQVAYPLVRQSLEKISLRVAVSEDARRTLVEHMGGDAVVIPNGVWVDTFAGAGTDPRWTGTPQAPTVAFLGRLDEPRKGLAVLLRAVGSVLDVYPGARFLVAGSGETGEEQARDLLGDRAGAVEFLGSVSEQDKGRLLASVDVYCAPQTGGESFGIVLVEAMSAGTTVVASDLGAFTRVLDGGEAGVLFRTGDSADLAATLVRVLGDPALRSRVSARASHVVGRYDWSAVTDQVLAVYEMAVAGRDAPVGEDPSSLRGARLLELRRGRA from the coding sequence GTGACCGGCCTCCGCCCGCTGCGGGTCGGGCTCGTGTGCCCCTACTCCTTCGACGTGCCCGGCGGCGTGCAGTTCCACGTGCGCGACCTCGCGGAGTCGCTCCTCGAGCGCGGGCACGAGGTGTCGGTCCTCGCCCCGGCGGCCGACGACACACCCGTGCCGCCCTACCTCGTCGCGGCGGGGCGTGCGGTGCCCGTGCGCTACAACGGGGCGGTCGCGCGGATGACGTTCGGCCCCGTCACCGCGGGGCGTGTGCGCCGCTGGCTGGCTGCGGGGCGGTTCGACGTGCTGCACCTGCACGAGCCGGTCACCCCCAGCCTCGGGATGCTCGCCCTGTGGATCGCCGACGGTCCCATCGTCGCGACGTTCCACACCTCGCTCGTCCGGTCACGCTCCCTGCAGGTGGCCTACCCCCTGGTGCGGCAGTCGCTCGAGAAGATCTCGCTGCGCGTCGCGGTGTCGGAGGACGCGCGCCGCACGCTCGTCGAGCACATGGGCGGGGACGCGGTCGTCATCCCGAACGGCGTGTGGGTGGACACGTTCGCCGGCGCCGGCACCGACCCGCGCTGGACGGGCACACCGCAGGCGCCGACGGTCGCGTTCCTCGGCCGGCTCGACGAGCCGCGCAAGGGCCTGGCGGTGCTGCTGCGGGCGGTGGGCAGCGTGCTCGACGTCTACCCCGGTGCGCGGTTCCTCGTCGCCGGGAGCGGGGAGACCGGGGAGGAGCAGGCCCGTGACCTGCTCGGGGACCGCGCCGGCGCGGTCGAGTTCCTCGGCAGCGTCAGCGAGCAGGACAAGGGTCGCCTGCTCGCGTCCGTCGACGTGTACTGCGCCCCGCAGACCGGCGGCGAGAGCTTCGGCATCGTGCTCGTCGAGGCCATGAGCGCCGGCACGACCGTCGTCGCGAGCGACCTGGGGGCGTTCACCCGCGTGCTCGACGGCGGCGAGGCCGGCGTGCTGTTCCGCACCGGTGACTCCGCCGACCTGGCCGCGACGCTGGTGCGGGTGCTGGGAGACCCGGCGCTGCGCTCCCGGGTGAGCGCGCGCGCCTCGCACGTCGTGGGCCGCTACGACTGGTCGGCCGTGACCGACCAGGTGCTGGCGGTCTACGAGATGGCGGTCGCGGGCCGGGACGCACCGGTCGGCGAGGACCCGTCGTCGCTGCGCGGCGCGCGGCTGCTCGAGCTGCGGCGGGGTCGCGCGTGA
- the pdxS gene encoding pyridoxal 5'-phosphate synthase lyase subunit PdxS — MTENSHPAAAGEVGTARVKRGMAEMLKGGVIMDVVTPEQAKIAEDAGAVAVMALERVPADIRAQGGVARMSDPDLIDGIIATVSIPVMAKARIGHFVEAQVLQSLGVDYVDESEVLTPADFAHHIDKWAFTVPFVCGATNLGEALRRITEGAAMIRSKGEAGTGDVSNATTHMRTLRDQIRRLTSLPEDELYLAAKELQAPYDLVKEVATAGRLPVVLFTAGGIATPADAAMMMQLGAEGVFVGSGIFKAGNPAERAAAIVKATTFFDDPDVIAKVSRGLGEAMVGINVDDVPVPHRLAERGW; from the coding sequence GTGACCGAGAACAGCCACCCCGCCGCCGCCGGTGAGGTCGGGACCGCGCGGGTCAAGCGCGGCATGGCCGAGATGCTCAAGGGCGGCGTCATCATGGACGTCGTCACGCCCGAGCAGGCGAAGATCGCCGAGGACGCGGGTGCGGTCGCCGTCATGGCGCTCGAGCGGGTGCCCGCCGACATCCGCGCCCAGGGTGGCGTCGCGCGCATGAGCGACCCCGACCTGATCGACGGCATCATCGCCACCGTCTCCATCCCCGTGATGGCCAAGGCGCGGATCGGGCACTTCGTCGAGGCGCAGGTGCTGCAGTCCCTCGGCGTCGACTACGTCGACGAGTCCGAGGTGCTGACGCCCGCCGACTTCGCCCACCACATCGACAAGTGGGCCTTCACCGTGCCGTTCGTCTGCGGCGCCACGAACCTGGGCGAGGCGCTGCGGCGCATCACCGAGGGCGCGGCGATGATCCGCTCCAAGGGCGAGGCGGGCACGGGCGACGTCTCCAACGCCACGACGCACATGCGCACGCTGCGCGACCAGATCCGCCGACTCACCTCCCTGCCCGAGGACGAGCTGTACCTCGCGGCCAAGGAGCTGCAGGCGCCGTACGACCTCGTCAAGGAGGTCGCGACCGCCGGCCGCCTGCCCGTCGTGCTCTTCACCGCCGGCGGCATCGCCACCCCGGCGGACGCAGCCATGATGATGCAGCTCGGCGCCGAGGGCGTCTTCGTCGGCTCGGGCATCTTCAAGGCCGGCAACCCGGCCGAGCGTGCCGCGGCCATCGTCAAGGCCACGACGTTCTTCGACGACCCCGACGTCATCGCCAAGGTCTCGCGCGGCCTGGGCGAGGCCATGGTCGGCATCAACGTCGACGACGTGCCCGTGCCGCACCGCCTCGCCGAGCGGGGCTGGTGA
- a CDS encoding NUDIX hydrolase — MSTLDPQGPGAADVVRASADDRGPSAVLGAGWVPGPDGVLERSAARVILLDEHDRVLLVRGHDVDVPERTWWFTVGGGIDAGEDARAAAVREVREETGIRIAPEALVGPVYTRSALFDFAARTCRQHEELFVARVRGADLVLSQDGWTDVERDVIDELAWWDLAELAAVTIEVFPADLPALVRDVLEWDGTTRHLGLARE, encoded by the coding sequence GTGAGCACGCTCGACCCGCAGGGGCCCGGGGCCGCGGACGTCGTGCGTGCGAGCGCCGACGACCGCGGCCCCTCGGCCGTCCTCGGGGCGGGGTGGGTGCCCGGTCCCGACGGCGTCCTGGAGCGCAGCGCCGCGCGCGTGATCCTGCTCGACGAGCACGACCGGGTGCTGCTGGTGCGCGGGCACGACGTCGACGTGCCGGAACGGACGTGGTGGTTCACGGTCGGCGGGGGCATCGACGCCGGGGAGGACGCCCGCGCGGCGGCCGTGCGCGAGGTGCGCGAGGAGACGGGCATCCGGATCGCGCCCGAGGCCCTCGTCGGACCGGTGTACACGCGCTCGGCGCTGTTCGACTTCGCCGCGCGCACGTGCCGCCAGCACGAGGAGCTCTTCGTCGCGCGCGTGCGCGGCGCCGACCTGGTGCTCAGCCAGGACGGCTGGACCGACGTCGAGCGCGACGTCATCGACGAGCTGGCGTGGTGGGACCTCGCCGAGCTCGCCGCCGTGACCATCGAGGTGTTCCCGGCAGACCTGCCCGCGCTGGTCCGCGACGTGCTGGAGTGGGACGGGACCACCCGGCACCTGGGCCTGGCCCGCGAGTGA
- a CDS encoding pyridoxal phosphate-dependent aminotransferase: MPRPAPSSPVARIPRSGIRTLMDLALRDPRAIHLEIGEPDSAPAPHVVDAVAAAARDGRTGYTSSLGLSTLRAAAADRVHRTHRRPTTPDEVVVTHGAMHGLAMAMATLLAPGDEVLLPDPTFPNWQMAAIAASAVPRAYPTRAAHGFVPDPAEVEARVTPRTRAMVVCSPNNPTGAVYPDDVVAGLVEVARRHDLWLLSDECYEAVTFDAPHVSPLAHDTDGRVIAFFSTSKTYALTGWRTGYAVVPDPDVVEAFGHLAEATIACPSTPGQVAALAALTGPQDGVAAAVASYRERRDAACALLTARGVRHVEPQGAFYLMIDVGTQATEELAHRLLARRHVAVAPGTTFGEEAAGMVRVSLAAPRDPLLEGLGRLADEIDVTVVGDRSAAALASSGA, from the coding sequence ATGCCGCGTCCCGCCCCGTCGTCGCCCGTCGCCCGCATCCCCCGCTCGGGCATCCGCACCCTCATGGACCTCGCGCTGCGCGACCCGCGCGCCATCCACCTGGAGATCGGTGAGCCGGACAGCGCGCCCGCGCCCCACGTCGTCGACGCCGTCGCGGCCGCGGCACGCGACGGTCGTACCGGCTACACCTCGAGCCTCGGCCTGAGCACGCTGCGCGCCGCCGCGGCCGACCGCGTCCACCGCACGCACCGGCGCCCGACCACGCCCGACGAGGTGGTCGTCACGCACGGCGCGATGCACGGCCTGGCGATGGCCATGGCCACCCTGCTCGCCCCCGGCGACGAGGTCCTGCTGCCCGACCCCACCTTCCCGAACTGGCAGATGGCCGCGATCGCCGCGTCGGCCGTGCCCCGGGCGTACCCGACACGTGCCGCACACGGCTTCGTCCCCGACCCGGCCGAGGTCGAGGCCCGCGTCACCCCGCGCACCCGCGCGATGGTCGTGTGCTCGCCGAACAACCCGACCGGGGCGGTCTACCCCGACGACGTCGTCGCCGGCCTCGTGGAGGTCGCCCGGCGGCACGACCTGTGGCTGCTGTCCGACGAGTGCTACGAGGCCGTCACGTTCGACGCCCCGCACGTCAGCCCGCTCGCGCACGACACCGACGGCCGCGTGATCGCCTTCTTCAGCACCTCCAAGACCTACGCGCTCACCGGGTGGCGCACCGGGTACGCGGTCGTGCCGGACCCCGACGTCGTCGAGGCGTTCGGGCACCTCGCCGAGGCGACCATCGCCTGCCCGTCGACGCCGGGGCAGGTCGCGGCGCTCGCGGCCCTCACGGGCCCGCAGGACGGGGTCGCCGCGGCCGTCGCGTCCTACCGGGAGCGGCGCGACGCGGCGTGCGCGCTGCTGACCGCCCGCGGCGTGCGCCACGTCGAGCCGCAGGGGGCGTTCTACCTGATGATCGACGTGGGGACGCAGGCCACGGAGGAGCTCGCGCACCGCCTCCTCGCCCGCCGTCACGTCGCGGTCGCCCCCGGGACCACCTTCGGCGAGGAGGCGGCCGGCATGGTCCGCGTCTCGCTCGCCGCGCCCCGGGACCCGCTGCTGGAGGGGCTGGGCCGCCTCGCCGACGAGATCGACGTCACGGTCGTCGGCGACCGGTCGGCGGCCGCCCTGGCCTCGTCCGGAGCCTAG
- the pdxT gene encoding pyridoxal 5'-phosphate synthase glutaminase subunit PdxT codes for MSPTVGVLALQGDVQEHVSVLRSLGVGAVGVRRRSELDSVDALVVPGGESTTIDKLLRAFELDEPVRERLRAGMPAYGSCAGMILLADRILGGIDGQRTLGGVDITVRRNAFGRQVDSFETDLVIDGVDDSAADPVHAVFIRAPWVEEVGPAATVVGRVAQGPAAGRIVAVRQGPMLVTSFHPEVTGDPRVHRLFVQIVRDSL; via the coding sequence GTGAGTCCGACGGTCGGTGTCCTGGCCCTGCAGGGGGACGTGCAGGAGCACGTGTCCGTCCTGCGCTCGCTCGGCGTCGGCGCGGTCGGGGTCCGGCGGCGCTCCGAGCTCGACTCGGTCGACGCGCTCGTGGTCCCCGGCGGGGAGTCGACGACGATCGACAAGCTGCTGCGCGCGTTCGAGCTCGACGAGCCCGTGCGGGAGCGCCTGCGTGCCGGCATGCCGGCGTACGGCTCGTGCGCGGGCATGATCCTGCTCGCCGACCGGATCCTCGGCGGCATCGACGGGCAGCGCACGCTCGGCGGCGTGGACATCACGGTGCGTCGCAACGCGTTCGGCCGTCAGGTCGACTCGTTCGAGACCGACCTCGTGATCGACGGCGTCGACGACAGCGCGGCCGACCCGGTGCACGCCGTGTTCATCCGGGCACCCTGGGTCGAGGAGGTCGGCCCCGCGGCCACGGTCGTGGGCCGCGTCGCGCAGGGGCCGGCCGCCGGTAGGATCGTCGCGGTGCGCCAGGGCCCGATGCTCGTCACCTCGTTCCACCCGGAGGTGACCGGGGACCCGCGGGTGCACCGACTGTTCGTGCAGATCGTCCGCGACAGCCTGTGA
- a CDS encoding YebC/PmpR family DNA-binding transcriptional regulator, with the protein MSGHSKWATTKHKKAVIDAKRGKLFAKLVKNVEVAARTGGGDVAGNPTLFDAIQKAKKASVPNDNIDRAVKRGSGQEAGGADYQAITYEGYGPGGVAVLVECLTDNRNRAASDVRVAFTRNGGQMADPGSVAYIFSRKGVVVVPKEGTDEDAVMEAVLEAGGEEVTDLGESFEVLSEATDLVPVRTALQDAGIDYDSADTVWWPATQIEVDADGARKILRLIDALEDSDDVQNVYANFDASDEVMAELDAD; encoded by the coding sequence ATGTCGGGTCACTCCAAGTGGGCCACCACGAAGCACAAGAAGGCCGTCATCGACGCGAAGCGCGGCAAGCTCTTCGCCAAGCTCGTCAAGAACGTCGAGGTCGCCGCCCGGACGGGCGGCGGTGACGTCGCCGGCAACCCGACGCTGTTCGACGCCATCCAGAAGGCGAAGAAGGCGTCGGTCCCGAACGACAACATCGACCGGGCGGTCAAGCGCGGGTCCGGCCAGGAGGCCGGCGGTGCGGACTACCAGGCGATCACGTACGAGGGCTACGGCCCCGGCGGCGTCGCGGTGCTCGTCGAGTGCCTGACGGACAACCGCAACCGTGCCGCGTCCGACGTGCGCGTCGCGTTCACGCGCAACGGCGGCCAGATGGCCGACCCCGGGTCGGTCGCGTACATCTTCAGCCGCAAGGGTGTCGTCGTCGTGCCCAAGGAGGGCACCGACGAGGACGCCGTCATGGAGGCCGTGCTCGAGGCGGGCGGCGAGGAGGTCACCGACCTCGGCGAGTCCTTCGAGGTGCTGAGCGAGGCCACCGACCTGGTCCCGGTACGCACGGCGCTGCAGGACGCGGGCATCGACTACGACTCGGCCGACACCGTCTGGTGGCCGGCCACGCAGATCGAGGTCGACGCCGACGGTGCGCGCAAGATCCTGCGCCTCATCGACGCGCTCGAGGACTCCGACGACGTGCAGAACGTGTACGCGAACTTCGACGCGTCCGACGAGGTCATGGCCGAGCTCGACGCCGACTGA
- the ruvC gene encoding crossover junction endodeoxyribonuclease RuvC has product MRVLGVDPGLTRCGLGVVDSLPGRRVRLVHVSVACSDAGLDVDQRLLLIERALEECIEEHAPDTVAVERVFAQHNVSTVMGTAQVAGLAMVAAARRRIPVALHTPSEVKAAVTGSGRADKAQVQTMVARLLGLAELPRPADAADALALAICHLWRPAGALGAPQREPGAMTVAQRQWAAAEQAARRRA; this is encoded by the coding sequence GTGCGCGTGCTCGGAGTGGACCCCGGCCTGACCCGGTGCGGCCTGGGGGTCGTCGACTCCCTGCCCGGCCGCCGTGTGCGCCTGGTCCACGTGTCGGTCGCCTGCTCGGACGCGGGCCTCGACGTCGACCAGCGCCTGCTGCTCATCGAGCGCGCCCTCGAGGAGTGCATCGAGGAGCACGCCCCCGACACGGTCGCCGTCGAGCGCGTGTTCGCGCAGCACAACGTCAGCACGGTCATGGGCACCGCCCAGGTGGCCGGCCTCGCGATGGTCGCGGCGGCGCGGCGCCGCATCCCCGTCGCGCTCCACACCCCGAGCGAGGTCAAGGCCGCGGTCACGGGGTCCGGCCGTGCCGACAAGGCGCAGGTCCAGACGATGGTCGCGCGGCTCCTCGGGCTCGCCGAGCTGCCGCGGCCGGCGGACGCCGCGGACGCGCTCGCCCTGGCGATCTGCCACCTGTGGCGCCCCGCGGGTGCGCTGGGGGCGCCGCAGCGCGAGCCGGGGGCGATGACCGTCGCGCAGCGGCAGTGGGCGGCGGCGGAGCAGGCGGCGCGCCGACGCGCGTGA
- the ruvA gene encoding Holliday junction branch migration protein RuvA — MIASVHGTVLSVRLDAAVIEVGGVGLLVQATPGTLAALRVGQPGRLFTSLVVREDALTLFGFAEPDERDVFEAVQTVSGVGPRLALAMLAVHTPDGLRRAVADEDLTALMRVPGIGRKGAQRIVLELGERLGAPAPSSGAAPTTFAPDHREQVVEALVGLGWPLRAAQDAVASVLDGTPGAIGSDEVPGVLRAALRSLGSARA; from the coding sequence GTGATCGCGTCGGTGCACGGCACGGTGCTGTCGGTTCGCCTGGATGCGGCGGTGATCGAGGTCGGGGGCGTGGGTCTGCTCGTGCAGGCCACGCCGGGGACGCTCGCCGCCCTGCGCGTCGGGCAGCCCGGGAGGCTGTTCACGTCGCTCGTCGTGCGCGAGGACGCGTTGACGCTCTTCGGCTTCGCCGAGCCGGACGAGCGCGACGTGTTCGAGGCGGTGCAGACCGTCTCGGGCGTGGGGCCGCGCCTCGCGCTCGCCATGCTCGCCGTGCACACCCCCGACGGGCTGCGTCGCGCGGTCGCCGACGAGGACCTCACCGCCCTCATGCGGGTGCCCGGCATCGGGCGCAAGGGCGCGCAGCGCATCGTGCTGGAGCTGGGGGAGCGCCTCGGGGCGCCCGCGCCGTCGTCGGGCGCTGCGCCCACGACGTTCGCCCCCGACCACCGGGAGCAGGTCGTCGAGGCACTCGTCGGCCTGGGCTGGCCGCTGCGCGCCGCGCAGGACGCCGTCGCCTCGGTGCTCGACGGCACCCCGGGCGCCATCGGCTCCGACGAGGTCCCGGGCGTGCTGCGCGCGGCGCTGCGGTCGCTGGGCAGCGCCCGTGCGTGA
- the ruvB gene encoding Holliday junction branch migration DNA helicase RuvB gives MAGGPADGEHVDVDALVRPAADEPERAAEAALRPRRLDEFVGQRVVRDQLSLVLQAALARGRAPDHVLLSGGPGLGKTTLAMIIAAELGAPLRITSGPAIQHAGDLAAVLSSLEEGEVLFLDEIHRLARPAEELLYVAMEDFRVDVVVGKGAGASAIPLSLPPFTVVGATTRAGLLPAPLRDRFGFTGHLDFYSDDELERVLVRSAGLLGVPLDATAAAEIASRSRGTPRIANRLLRRVRDWAQVRGDGRLSLDAARAALEVYEVDELGLDRLDRAVLDALCRRFGGGPVGLTTLAVAVGEEPETVETVAEPFLVREGLVGRTPRGRVALAPAWEHLGLTAPSPADTLFG, from the coding sequence GTGGCCGGCGGTCCGGCGGACGGGGAGCACGTCGACGTCGACGCCCTCGTGCGCCCTGCCGCTGACGAGCCCGAGCGCGCTGCGGAGGCGGCGCTGCGGCCGCGACGGCTCGACGAGTTCGTCGGGCAGCGCGTCGTGCGCGACCAGCTCTCTCTCGTCCTGCAGGCGGCGCTGGCCCGTGGCCGCGCCCCGGACCACGTGCTGCTGTCGGGGGGGCCGGGCCTGGGCAAGACGACGCTCGCGATGATCATCGCGGCGGAGCTGGGCGCGCCGCTGCGGATCACGAGCGGGCCGGCGATCCAGCACGCGGGTGACCTCGCCGCCGTCCTGTCCTCGCTCGAGGAGGGCGAGGTGCTGTTCCTCGACGAGATCCACCGGCTGGCGCGCCCGGCCGAGGAGCTCCTGTACGTCGCGATGGAGGACTTCCGGGTCGACGTCGTCGTCGGCAAGGGCGCCGGGGCGAGCGCGATCCCGCTGTCGCTGCCGCCGTTCACGGTCGTCGGGGCGACGACGCGGGCCGGTCTGCTGCCCGCGCCGCTGCGCGACCGGTTCGGTTTCACCGGACACCTCGACTTCTACTCCGACGACGAGCTCGAGCGGGTGCTCGTCCGCTCCGCCGGGCTGCTCGGCGTGCCGCTCGACGCGACGGCCGCCGCCGAGATCGCGTCGCGGTCGCGCGGCACGCCCCGGATCGCCAACCGGCTGCTCCGCCGCGTGCGGGACTGGGCGCAGGTCCGCGGCGACGGGCGGCTGTCGCTCGACGCGGCCCGGGCCGCGCTCGAGGTCTACGAGGTCGACGAGCTGGGCCTGGACCGCCTGGACCGTGCCGTCCTCGACGCGCTGTGCCGGCGCTTCGGCGGCGGCCCCGTCGGGCTCACGACGCTCGCGGTGGCCGTGGGGGAGGAGCCCGAGACCGTGGAGACGGTCGCGGAGCCGTTCCTGGTGCGCGAAGGACTCGTCGGCCGCACGCCGCGCGGGCGCGTCGCCCTCGCGCCGGCGTGGGAGCACCTCGGGCTGACCGCGCCGAGCCCCGCCGACACGCTCTTCGGCTGA
- the yajC gene encoding preprotein translocase subunit YajC codes for MDYSFLIILLLAFAALWFMSSRSRKQQREAADFRTHLAVGDEVMTGSGLFGTVTSIDGDVVTLESTPGSSTRWLRAAIARKADAVVTEDEPDVAENAPVVEDATVVDVPDDLSSLPPEPPAPRDGDRDTK; via the coding sequence ATGGACTACTCGTTCCTGATCATCCTGCTGCTCGCCTTTGCGGCGCTGTGGTTCATGTCGAGCCGCTCGCGCAAGCAGCAGCGCGAGGCCGCCGACTTCCGCACGCACCTCGCTGTCGGTGACGAGGTCATGACGGGGTCGGGCCTCTTCGGGACGGTGACCTCGATCGACGGTGACGTCGTGACCCTCGAGTCGACGCCCGGCAGCTCGACCCGCTGGCTGCGCGCGGCGATCGCGCGCAAGGCCGACGCGGTCGTCACCGAGGACGAGCCGGACGTCGCCGAGAACGCTCCCGTCGTCGAGGACGCGACCGTCGTGGACGTGCCGGACGACCTGTCCTCGCTGCCGCCGGAGCCCCCGGCGCCGCGTGACGGGGACCGCGACACCAAGTGA